In one window of Aphidius gifuensis isolate YNYX2018 linkage group LG4, ASM1490517v1, whole genome shotgun sequence DNA:
- the LOC122855859 gene encoding hemicentin-2-like, translating to MKTLLIMSIIAFVGAEVYVSDVDEPIPVLEVTAVAGYKAHLPCDINIQKNDELVVMILWYREDMSSHPIYTLDGRKNGLYNGARNSSDQKLFGNRATMKIDKIPAQFEIDPLINTDSGLYRCRVDYRNSPTRNQKINLTVIVPPNKPEIMIGQDVNYVKTNQRINEGSSIVLTCQVKGGTPQPRVSWYFGDKMIDDTYRNDHDDMTINKLEIARVTRDFEYTKLYCRASNTHLITPLVNEILLELNLKPLKINITSKEAHLSALQTYVIECVTSGSKPEPVITWWKGSHQVKYMAKKITESPDVTKSILSYVATIGDDGKFLTCRAENPIVPDSALEDTWQLSIHYVPLVTTKLGSSLRANDINERDDVYFECDVKANPKAYKLSWFKDEKELHQNSSAGIIIPGGDSLVLQNVNRASAGDYSCMAVNAEGSSTSKSVTLEVMYAPICKDGTLVQVVGALKHETISLVCGVVSKPPPTTFHWAFNNSGELMMPVPAERYGPIKQSKRITNQWHGSRLNYTPDYDTDYGTISCWASNPIGVQRVPCLFQIIVAGKPYPLQNCSAVQSTGPYAYHTVTTNQNDEKNIPTSDAEWLIVHCTEGFDGGLPLTSFVLEVYKEDKIYPNITININRTDKINPHHQHGPIFQVSNLEPGKNYKLLVYAVNAKGRSDPVVLESITLKGVAMYTTGRDSGDMSSDYSLLIACFAGGITALCILIIGITVTLYRRNYYTNQNNKSQINIVNCEEKDNDHNNQLPLSSTSTTTSASTTTATTTTTTRNNDNDYNNINNKNQQSSRQLLIKETREQLLIDGAEDNPDVIPCKLNSNYTKNNYNNVNDDNNIDNLDYPSPATVLHGKDNWIYQNNYVDKPEATSPARPSTLPVHRTHDIYTRSLRVQESCI from the exons tacCAGTACTGGAGGTGACAGCTGTTGCTGGTTATAAAGCCCATTTACCATGTGAcataaacatacaaaaaaatgatgaattagtTGTTATGATACTTTGGTATCGTGAAGATATGAGTAGCCATCCAATTTATACACTTGATGGTAGAAAAAATGGTTTATATAATGGTGCTAGAAATTCATCTGATCAAAAGTTATTTGGTAATCGTGCTACAATGAAAATTGACAAGATTCCAGCTCAATTTGAAATTGATCCATTGATAAATACAGACAGTGGATTATACCGTTGTCGTGTTGATTATCGCAACAGTCCAACtagaaatcaaaaaattaatttaacagttattg taCCACCAAATAAACCAGAAATAATGATTGGTCAAGATGTAAATTATGTCAAGACAAATCAACGTATCAATGAAGGAAGTTCAATTGTATTGACTTGTCAAGTTAAAGGTGGAACACCACAGCCAAGAGTTAGCTGGTATTTTGGTGACAAAATGATTGATGATACATATAGAAATGATCATGATGacatgacaataaataaacttgaaatagCAAGAGTTACACGTGACTttgaatatacaaaattatattgtagaGCTTCAAATACACATCTAATAACACCACttgttaatgaaattttacttgaattaaatc ttaaaccgttgaaaataaatataacaagtaAAGAAGCTCATTTATCAGCATTGCAAACATATGTTATTGAGTGTGTTACATCAGGCTCAAAACCAGAACCAGTTATAACATGGTGGAAAGGTTCTCATCAAGTTAAATATATGgctaaaaaa ATCACTGAGTCCCCAGATGTTACGAAAAGTATTCTTAGCTATGTCGCAACAATTGGAGACGATGGAAAATTTCTCACCTGCCGAGCAGAGAATCCAATTGTCCCAGATAGTGCACTGGAGGACACATGGCAACTGTCAattcact atgTACCACTGGTTACAACAAAACTTGGTTCAAGTTTACGTGCAAATGATATAAATGAACGTGatgatgtttattttgaaTGTGATGTCAAAGCAAATCCAAAAGCATATAAATTATCGTGGtttaaagatgaaaaagagTTGCATCAAAATTCAAGTGCTGGAATAATAATACCTGGTGGTGATTCATTAGTATTACAAAATGTTAATCGTGCATCAGCTGGTGATTATTCATGTATGGCTGTTAATGCTGAAGGTAGTTCAACAAGTAAATCAGTAACTCTAGAAGTAATGT atgcACCGATATGTAAAGATGGTACACTTGTACAAGTAGTTGGTGCATTGAAACATGAAACAATATCATTGGTATGTGGTGTTGTATCAAaaccaccaccaacaacatTTCATTGGGCATTTAATAATTCTGGTGAACTTATGATGCCAGTACCAGCTGAACGTTATGGTccaataaaacaatcaaaacgTATTACAAATCAATGGCATGGTTCAAGACTAAATTACACACCAGATTATGATACTGATTATGGTACTATATCATGTTGGGCATCAAATCCAATTGGTGTACAAAGAGTACCatgtttatttcaaattattgttGCTGGTAAACCTTATCCACTACAAAATTGTTCAGCTGTACAATCAACTGGACCATATGCTTATCATACAG tTACAACTAATCAAAATGACGAGAAAAATATTCCAACAAGTGATGCTGAATGGCTCATTGTACATTGCACTGAGGGGTTTGATGGTGGCTTACCATTAACAAGTTTTGTATTAGAAGTTTATAaagaagataaaatatatccaaatataacaataaacattaatcgtactgataaaataaatccaCATCATCAACATGGTCCAATATTTCAAGTATCAAATCTTGAACctggtaaaaattataaactactTGTTTATGCTGTTAATGCCAAGGGTAGAAGTGATCCAGTTGTACTTGAATCAATAACACTCAAGGGGGTTGCAATGTACACAACTG GTCGTGATTCAGGAGATATGAGCTCTGATTATAGTTTATTGATTGCTTGTTTTGCTGGTGGTATAACAGCACtgtgtatattaataattggaaTAACAGTAACACTCTATCGtagaaattattatacaaatcaaaataataaaagtcaaataaatattgttaattgtgaagaaaaagataatgatcataataatcaattgccattatcatcaacatcaacaacaacatcagcatcaacaacaacagcaacaacaacaacaacaacacgtaataatgataatgattataataatattaataataaaaatcaacaatcatcaagacaattattaataaaagaaacacgtgaacaattattaattgatggtGCTGAAGATAATCCAGATGTAATaccatgtaaattaaattcaaattatacaaaaaataattataataatgttaatgatgataataatattgataatttggATTATCCATCACCAGCAACTGTATTACATGGTAAAGATAAttggatttatcaaaataattatgttgatAAACCAGAGGCAACAAGTCCAGCACGTCCAAGTACACTACCTGTTCATCGTACTCATGATATTTACACAAGAAGTTTACGTGTACAAGAaagttgtatataa
- the LOC122855858 gene encoding fatty acid synthase-like, with product MAIHHETTIIKSIDPGDEIVISGISGRFPECNNMEELKNNLFSKVDMVTDDCHRWKNDINGVPMRSGKIKDIDKFYASYFGLNANQANATDPMCRILLECAYETTVDAGEKPNKISGRTEEAVDYQSTNIENRLMDTEFMKLIHGIYADDIPSHLDRGEWNDQQLINHTRDRLSRTIAAKKWNTKIFDKLSRKLCPMLNYFVVFSLIICSHPIAWSTNYSMANSIIERIG from the exons ATGGCGATACATCATGAGACAACAATTATCAAATCAATTGATCCTGGTGATGAAATTGTTATTTCGGGTATATCTGGAAGATTTCCTGAATGTAACAATATGGAAgaactgaaaaataatttattcagtaAAGTCGACATGGTAACTGATGATTGTCATCGCTGGAAAAATG atatCAATGGTGTGCCAATGAGAagtggaaaaataaaagatattgataaattttatgcaTCATATTTTGGTTTAAATGCTAATCAAGCAAATGCAACTGATCCAATGTGTCGTATATTATTGGAGTGTGCTTATGAAACAACTGTTGATGCTGGTGAAAAACCAAATAAGATATCTGGTAGAACAGAAGAAGCTGTTGATTATCAATCAACTAAT ATTGAAAATCGACTAATGGATACtgaatttatgaaattaattcaTGGTATTTATGCTGATGATATACCAAGTCATTTGGATCGTGGTGAATGGAATGATCagcaattgataaatcatactCGAGATAGATTATCACGTACAATCGCggcaaaaaaatggaatacaaaaatttttgataaattatcaagaaaattgtgtccaatgttaaattattttgttgtattttcattgattatttGTAGTCATCCAATTGCTTGGTCAACAAATTATTCAATGGCTAATTCAATAATAGAAAGAATTGGTTGA